A region of the Chryseobacterium cucumeris genome:
ATAAAAAAGGATTTTTTTCTCATAGTATATCAATTTTGTAGTAGAAAAAATCATTGGGCTTCGGCCCAATGACGGGGGTTATTATTTTACAATTAGTTTTTCGGATTGTTTCAGGCTTCCATCATGAGATTCAAACTGAACAATGTAGTTTCCTGCCGGAATTCTGCTCAATTCATATTGATTATCTCCTGAGTTCAGTGATTTTGTGTCTACGATTCTTCCGTTAAAATCATAAATTGTCAATTTTCCTTTGCTGTATTCATCAGGAACAGAAACTGTCAGTGATGAAGATTTGCTTGCCGGATTAGGATATAATTTGATTTGATTTTTAATGTTAGTCTCTCCCGTATTGATCGCCTTTTGCCCTGCAATTCTTGCTAATACTGAACTTCCTGTTGTACATGGCACATCTGTTCCCCAGTTAGAAGAATCAACTCCCGTTAACGTTAAAGTCACACCATTTCCTGAAGTATCCTGAACTGTAGAACCACTTCCTTCGTTAAACTTCCAATACGCAGCCAGTGAAGTTGCCGGAACGGATACATTACACATATTCTGACTGATTTCTGTCTGGCTTAATGCGCGTTTCCACACTCTTACCTCATCTATTTTTCCATTGAAGTTTCTGGAAGTATTATATAAATATCCTACATTGAATGCTCCTGTTGAATTCACACTTCCTGTTTGTGCTTTAGTGGCATCCAGAACACCGTTGATGTAAATTTTCATATTGGCACCGTCATAAGTAGCTGCCACATGATACCAGGTATTGGCATTCAAAGCTGTTGCAGAAGCCAGTTTTTGCTGTACATTATTAATACTTACCACAAACTGAAGTTTATTATTCGCCAGACTGGCATCTCCTAATCGTAAGAATGCAGAATTGCCGTCGCTTACTTCTGTTCCCATGATAGAAGAAATATATGGCGACGCAGATTTGAACGATGACGGTTTGATCCACCCTTCAAAAGACAATGCTGAGCCGCTTAGATTCATACTTCCGGCCGCTCCTGATTCAGTACTTCCATCCAAAGACAGAGCATAAGAACCTGTAGGCGTTGTTCCTGAAGTACTTGTAAATCTTGGCGCAAACATATAGGCACTTTTCACGCTGCAGTTGGTTCTGATTCTCCAGTCATATTCGGTGTTGGCTGTTAATCCGGAAATGGTTACAGAAGTGGAGCTTGTCGCTGAAACTGCATTTGTCCATGTTGTTGAAGAAGCTGGTTTATAATCAACATCATAGGTATTGCTTCCTACGGCTGACCAGTTTAGTTTTGCGCTTGTGCCTGTAAGGTTGCTTGTGTATAATCCGATAGG
Encoded here:
- a CDS encoding endo-beta-N-acetylglucosaminidase H — encoded protein: MKKKSIFTALIAMMLQSGSLINAQQLSPTGICYVEVNNNNLLNAGAYKLQTSNSYLFNVVNIFAANINYDTSRGRAYLYSNNNVTKVLTNADTYIKPLQQKGMKVVLTILGNHQGAGICNFPTREAAKDFALQLANTVNTYGLDGIDFDDEYSEYGNNGTGQPNDSSFVMLVQELRALLPNKIISFYYYGPAASRLSWNGARVGDNVNYSWNAMYGTFSAPNVPPLTKAQISPAAVWMGNTSNSTTTSLATQTKNGGYGVFMWYDLHGTNETTQLSAGTQTLYGEPTVLSGTLQSWTQGTNCDAPIGLYTSNLTGTSAKLNWSAVGSNTYDVDYKPASSTTWTNAVSATSSTSVTISGLTANTEYDWRIRTNCSVKSAYMFAPRFTSTSGTTPTGSYALSLDGSTESGAAGSMNLSGSALSFEGWIKPSSFKSASPYISSIMGTEVSDGNSAFLRLGDASLANNKLQFVVSINNVQQKLASATALNANTWYHVAATYDGANMKIYINGVLDATKAQTGSVNSTGAFNVGYLYNTSRNFNGKIDEVRVWKRALSQTEISQNMCNVSVPATSLAAYWKFNEGSGSTVQDTSGNGVTLTLTGVDSSNWGTDVPCTTGSSVLARIAGQKAINTGETNIKNQIKLYPNPASKSSSLTVSVPDEYSKGKLTIYDFNGRIVDTKSLNSGDNQYELSRIPAGNYIVQFESHDGSLKQSEKLIVK